The following are from one region of the Gadus chalcogrammus isolate NIFS_2021 unplaced genomic scaffold, NIFS_Gcha_1.0 GACHA072, whole genome shotgun sequence genome:
- the LOC130378351 gene encoding gastrula zinc finger protein XlCGF28.1-like has product MGINNYSVQMKGNENVFPSLCGKQETPDTISIKVEEDIGGGMPAVDDGNDIRDCSTQRGDTSESLGVDAPGSSHMANHNGELRILSVYGKGEGPLAVDGWWKVSPNNANMIVHMRTRLDEKPYSCDQCTKSFSRSERLKNHMRTHTGEKPYGCDQCIKRYRGKKSLRIHKMTHSGEKPYRCDQCTKRFSRSDHLKSHMKTHTGEKTYSCDQCTKSFSQSEHLKIHMRTHTGEKPYRCDQCTKSFIQKNKLKIHMRTHTGEKPYRCDQCTKSFSQSSSLRIHMRTHTGEKPYGCDQCTKSFIEQKKLEIHMRTHTGEKPYGCDQCTKSFIEQSKLKIHMRNHTGEKPYRCDQCTKSFIEQNKLKIHMRTHTGEKPYGCDQCTKCFSRSEHLKSHMRTHTGEKPYRCDQCTKCFSRSEHLKSHMRTHTGEKPYSCDQCTKRFARHGTLNVHMKTHTGKV; this is encoded by the exons ATGGGGattaacaactattctgtgcaaatgaaaggaaatgaaaatgtgtttccttctttatgtggaaagcaggagaccccagacaccatttcaatcaaggttgaagaggatattggtggaggcatgcccgctgtag acgacggcaatgacatcagagactgtagcacgcagcgcggcgacacctcagagagtctgggtgtggacgcccctggctcctcccacatggcCAATCACAACGGGGAGCTgcggatcctgagcgtctacggaaaaggggagggcccactggcggtggatggTTGGTGGAAGGTTTCTCCCAACAATGCCAACATGATCGTCCACATGAGGACCCGACTagacgagaagccctacagctgtgaccaatgcacgaagagcttCAGTCGAAGTGAACGCCTGAAgaaccacatgaggactcacaccggcgagaagccctacgggTGCGACCAATGCATCAAGCGCTACAGAGGGAAGAAATCCCTGAGGATCCACAAAatgactcactccggggagaagccctacaggtgtgaccaatgcacgaagcgcttcagtcgaAGTGAtcacctgaagagccacatgaagactcacaccggggagaagacctacagctgtgaccaatgcacgaagagcttCAGTCAAAGTGaacacctgaagatccacatgaggactcacaccggggagaagccctacaggtgtgaccaatgcacgaagagcttcattcagaaaaacaaactgaagatccacatgaggactcacaccggcgagaagccctacaggtgtgaccaatgcacgaagagcttCAGTCAGAGCTCGTCCCTGaggatccacatgaggactcacacgggggagaagccctacgggtgtgaccaatgcacgaagagcttcattgagcaaaaaaaactggagatccacatgaggactcacaccggcgagaagccctacgggtgcgaccaatgcacgaagagcttCATTGAGCAAAGCAaactgaagatccacatgaggaatcacaccggggagaagccctacaggtgtgaccaatgcacgaagagcttCATTGAGCAAAACAaactgaagatccacatgaggactcacaccggcgagaagccctacgggtgcgaccaatgcacgaagtgcttcagtcgaAGTGAacacctgaagagccacatgaggactcacaccggggagaagccctacaggtgtgaccaatgcacgaagtgcttcagtcgaAGTGAacacctgaagagccacatgaggactcacaccggggagaagccctacagttgcgaccaatgcacaaagcgcTTCGCTCGGCATGGCACCCTGAATgtccacatgaagactcacaccGGCAAAGTTTAA
- the LOC130378349 gene encoding uncharacterized protein LOC130378349, giving the protein MSYDRVSSAHIVLSWRDIMSCKRAKHGSCSVFGCSTNEHNSLFLLPSSEPLKKQWVDFIFSGNEKVCAKHFTDDCFLNLVRYKAGLAERLEMESGSVPTLLGSATNLGQISTSSVYIQLLLTRDVACHTDHLETRTVGTQLSLKTLPPHFTSAAFGDRSTQRGATSESLGVDGPGSSHMSSHSGELKILSVYGKGEGPLALDGHDTLFTSSEVEALNSLSADHSAAKSLERGELVCHEELSVQQQTPDTILIKVEEDIGGGMPAVEDCDAFGDRSTQRGATSESLGVDGPGSSHMSSHSRELRILSVYGKGEGPLAVGGHDTLFTASEVEALNSLSADHSAAKSLERGERLVCHEELSVQTQTTSAAALFSSSDEEHQSAPMMSTPVKHPPSGQAPFSPGLNTSASSLEVGETDESYQPESTLTPTPASSSQDECVKDCREKIIGNEFSLMSLFKFKHTGENRWPFSLAY; this is encoded by the exons atgagctacgaccgtgtgAGCTCAGCCCACATAGTTCTTTCCTGGAGAGACATCATGTCTTGCAAACGAGCGAAGCATGGCAGTTGCTCAGTGTTTGGATGTAGTACAAATGAACACAACAGTTTATTTTTACTTCCTTCATCCGAGCCTCTGAAGAAGCAGTGGGTTGATTTCATTTTCTCTGGAAATGAGAAAGtctgcgccaaacatttcaccgacgactgcttcctcaacttggtCCGATACAAAGCTGGACTTGCTGAACGTCTGGAAATGGAGTCcggatcagtaccaactctcctcggctcagctacaaacctcggACAA ATCAGCACATCAAGTGTTTACATTCAGCTGCTTCTCAcaagggatgttgcctgccatACAGACCACCTGGAAACACGTACTGTAGGCACACAACTATCCTTAAAGACTTTGCCGCCCCACTTTACAAGTGCAG cctttggagaccgtagcacgcagcgcggcgccacctcggagagtctgggtgtggacggccctggctcctcccacatgtccagtcacagcggggagctgaagatcctgagcgtctacggtaaaggggagggcccactggcgctggacggccatgacaccctcttcacctcgtcagaagtggaggccctgaactcgctgtctgcggaccacagcgcggccaagagcctggagcgcggcgagctggtctgccacgaggagctgagtgtgcag cagcagaccccagacaccattttaatcaaggttgaagaggatattggtggaggcatgcccgctgtaG aagactgtgatgcctttggagaccgtagcacgcagcgcggcgccacctcggagagtctgggtgtggacggccctggctcctcccacatgtccagtcacagcagggagctgaggatcctgagcgtctacggtaaaggggagggcccactggcggtgggcggccatgacaccctcttcaccgcatccgaagtggaggccctgaactcgctgtctgcggaccacagcgcggccaagagcctggagcgcggcgagcggctggtctgccacgaggagctgagtgtgcag ACTCAAACGACGTCTGCTGCAGCTTTGTTCTCGTCGTCAGATGAGGAACACCAGTCAGCACCAATGATGTCAACACCAGTCAAGCATCCTCCCTCTGGCCAAGCACCGTTT TCACCAGGCCTCAATACCAGTGCCAGTAGCCTTGAAGTTGGTGAAACCGACGAAAGCTACCAGCCTGAGtcaaccctcacccccacaccgGCGTCGTCGTCACAAGATGAATGTGTAAAGGACTGCCGTGAAAAGATTATTGGCAATGAATTCAGCCTCATGTCACTATTCAAATTCAAACATACTGGTGAGAATAGATGGCCTTTTTCTCTCGCATATTAA